One Pseudorasbora parva isolate DD20220531a chromosome 4, ASM2467924v1, whole genome shotgun sequence genomic region harbors:
- the fam161a gene encoding protein FAM161A, which translates to MEKSHRANVLVTSCLKTPVDPHTKVPLAQYERDRSLPRAPAPALTDNRHYEKEMEYDSGSELATDDRPAKDSNALLIKDYRVTGDHIDLREFYFSNQEYYRKLEQLKTAHLRTMAELEHMYRKKLDLKGVSAADNTDQISLSPVITGGLKKAQSAQELRRTSESSDLSDEECTAENDGNTEKGLLVSPKEHIKNMWDDFSVKKLSPPQWEPFSSSLQSLPADCQTDCKPKRRIRGQRLKKRKQNRDDDLHPRVTVPKPFRMTLREVELRKKGVKSRSEIERENEDLRRQLEELIECQRKFRASPVPAHVRLPLYEELQERDEERRRIHRDTEQQRLQTSQRPFSFLERERLKKEQKEARLREQMLKHDKEEEERRKCPFKAKPIPRAVKEAALGEQQKEEELYRAIKMQMRARELLHNASMPPSMLARRLSEKRTRKAVQDDVQTHRPKINTEIPDFDGSYRRFRKQLAKSREVRPVTACEPFQLRTADIVSHKERIMAEIEAEIQSPKPSRWPYVSPRTLSPRTPSSSRCSSLSGSQECLSAKITDAAKKRQEAVRKVLEQRKQATEEEEKWKEKQKQRERRLQKVITKRAQANDPHVTLAQTCPFKLKEFRKQDLQRLREFQAEMRGIQERVKGRPLLLEQVAQINAKRAAEKIYSATLHGCGLTESFISSKAPKALKHRQTPSPAHSGSQTPPTYRNEDHEDLPNSQDSLLDDYPDDYEEFDHDMEAGLMDRDEDEKHNVYHDSDEEKGNDGGHSNDDEGDFNDDDDDDEQDECHKDDDILSKHSQSRKASESDNSDQSNSSRTGSVN; encoded by the exons ATGGAGTATGACTCTGGATCCGAGCTGGCAACTGATGACCGTCCTGCTAAAGACAGCAACGCTCTGCTGATCAAAGACTACCGCGTGACGGGCGATCACATCGACCTCAGGGAGTTCTACTTCTCAAACCAGGAGTACTACCGTAAGCTAGAGCAGCTGAAGACGGCTCATCTCCGAACCATGGCCGAGCTCGAACATATGTATCGCAAGAAACTGGACCTCAAAGGGGTGAGCGCTGCGGACAACACTGATCAGATCAGTCT TTCCCCAGTGATAACCGGTGGTCTGAAAAAAGCCCAGTCTGCTCAAGAGCTGCGGAGGACGTCAGAATCCTCTGACCTTTCTGATGAAGAGTGCACTGCTGAAAACGACGGCAACACGGAGAAAGGCCTTCTTGTCTCGCCCAAAGAGCACATTAAGAACATGTGGGATGACTTCAGTGTCAAAAAGCTTTCTCCACCTCAATGGGAACCGTTTTCCTCCTCATTGCAGAGCTTACCTGCTGACTGCCAGACTGACTGCAAACCCAAAAGAAGGATTAGGGGTCAACGGTTAAAAAAGCGCAAGCAAAACAGAGACGATGATTTGCATCCGAGAGTCACGGTCCCTAAGCCTTTCCGGATGACCCTCCGTGAGGTGGAACTGCGCAAAAAGGGTGTAAAATCACGCTCCGAGATCGAACGAGAGAACGAGGACCTCCGACGACAGCTGGAGGAACTTATCGAGTGCCAGAGGAAGTTTCGTGCCAGTCCGGTGCCGGCGCATGTGCGTCTCCCGCTGTACGAGGAACTTCAGGAGCGTGACGAAGAGCGCCGGCGGATCCATCGGGACACTGAGCAGCAACGCCTACAAACCTCGCAGAGACCCTTCAGCTTTCTGGAGCGCGAACGCCTCAAGAAAGAGCAGAAGGAGGCCAGGCTCCGAGAGCAAATGCTCAAGCACGAcaaagaggaagaggagaggAGGAAGTGCCCGTTTAAGGCCAAACCCATCCCGCGGGCGGTGAAGGAAGCTGCACTCGGTGAGCAGCAGAAAGAGGAGGAGCTCTACAGGGCAATAAAGATGCAGATGCGGGCGAGAGAACTGCTTCACAATGCATCAATGCCTCCTAGCATGCTTGCACGGCGTCTCAGCGAGAAAAGGACACGGAAGGCCGTCCAGGACGACGTGCAGACCCACCGGCCCAAAATCAACACTGAAATTCCTGACTTCGACGGAAGCTACAGGAGGTTTCGTAAGCAGTTGGCGAAGAGCAGAGAAGTGCGGCCTGTGACAGCATGCGAACCCTTCCAGCTGCGCACGGCTGACATCGTTTCGCACAAAGAACGCATCATGGCCGAAATCGAAGCAGAGATACAGAGCCCAAAACCGTCACGCTGGCCGTATGTGAGCCCACGCACCCTCTCGCCCAGGACGCCCTCGTCATCCCGGTGCTCCTCGCTGTCTGGAAGCCAGGAATGCTTATCCGCTAAGATCACCGATGCAGCCAAGAAACGGCAAGAAGCTGTGAG AAAAGTTCTCGAGCAGAGAAAACAGGCCACAGAAGAGGAGGAGAAATGGAAGGAGAAgcaaaaacagagagagaggagaCTTCAAAAAGTGATCACAAAGCGAGCCCAGGCAAACGACCCGCACGTGACCCTGGCTCAGACCTGCCCATTCAAACTAAAAGAGTTCAG GAAACAAGATCTCCAGAGACTGAGAGAGTTCCAGGCAGAGATGAGAGGAATCCAGGAAAGAGTGAAGGGAAGACCACTACTACTGGAGCAGGTTGCACAG aTCAATGCTAAGAGAGCAGCAGAAAAGATCTATTCAGCCACTTTGCATGGATGTGGTCTGACTGAGTCCTTCATCAGCAGTAAAGCTCCTAAAGCCTTGAAGCACAGACAGACTCCAAGCCCCGCCCACTCTGGAAGCCAGACTCCACCCACATACAG AAACGAAGATCATGAGGATCTTCCAAACTCGCAGGATTCTCTTCTTGACGACTATCCAGATGATTATGAGGAGTTTGACCATGACATGGAGGCAGGACTCATGGACAGAGATGAGGACGAGAAACACAATGTGTATCATGACAGTGATGAGGAAAAGGGCAATGATGGAGGACACTCAAATGATGACGAGGGGGattttaatgatgatgatgatgatgatgaacagGATGAGTGTCATAAGGACGATGACATCCTCAGTAAGCACAGCCAGAGCAGAAAGGCCAGTGAAAGTGATAACAGTGACCAGAGCAACAGCAGCAGAACAGGTAGTGTTAATTAG